One genomic segment of Huiozyma naganishii CBS 8797 chromosome 8, complete genome includes these proteins:
- the KNAG0H00700 gene encoding uncharacterized protein (similar to Saccharomyces cerevisiae YPR063C; ancestral locus Anc_3.352): MARQDLVTRYTHVFPPHGMYASTQSVSGLLNQSMPMAAIFLRNKFVGWFALIQSIHYFLNTSEEEISLATAKEAQDKKNENPLEKYPVLKVALSFIGLCVCYLELVFPNATTTK, translated from the coding sequence ATGGCTAGACAGGACCTCGTCACGAGATACACACATGTGTTCCCGCCACATGGGATGTACGCGAGTACACAGAGTGTTTCCGGTCTGCTCAACCAGTCCATGCCCATGGCTGCAATCTTCCTAAGAAACAAATTCGTAGGTTGGTTTGCATTGATACAGTCCATCCATTACTTCCTAAACACctcagaggaggagatctCCCTGGCTACCGCTAAGGAGGCACAGGAtaagaagaacgaaaacCCGCTGGAGAAGTACCCTGTGTTGAAAGTCGCTCTCAGTTTCATTGGTCTGTGCGTTTGTTACTTGGAACTAGTATTCCCAAACGCTACAACTACTAAATAG
- the KNAG0H00680 gene encoding PHO88 family protein (similar to Saccharomyces cerevisiae PHO88 (YBR106W); ancestral locus Anc_3.355) — MNPQVTNIAIMLVMMGASRFIDMENKTVILYIRVLYCSCAAVTWLLYQLTAARINRANDLSLLKYAEPPQNALLAATSLAEDTSRPRLKVTTVHDYDMESIQAALKSLYQSLAFMLFLHLYLKYNNPLFMQAIGPVKGALENNVVKIHLFGKPATGNLRRPFRAESLLSKFSGGSDEVKTDKKTIEALEMAGEGGAIRKLD; from the coding sequence ATGAACCCGCAAGTGACCAACATAGCCATCATGCTTGTCATGATGGGCGCGTCCCGTTTCATAGACATGGAGAACAAGACGGTCATCCTGTACATCCGCGTGCTGTACTGTTCCTGTGCAGCGGTCACTTGGCTCCTGTACCAACTCACCGCAGCACGCATCAACCGTGCCAATGACTTGTCCCTGTTGAAGTACGCGGAACCACCGCAGAATGCGCTCCTCGCAGCAACGTCACTGGCGGAGGATACCTCCCGTCCACGGCTCAAAGTGACCACCGTCCACGACTACGACATGGAGTCCATCCAGGCTGCGCTCAAGTCCCTGTACCAATCCCTCGCGTTCATGTTGTTCCTACACTTGTACCTCAAGTACAACAACCCTCTGTTCATGCAAGCCATCGGTCCCGTCAAGGGAGCCCTAGAGAACAACGTCGTCAAGATTCACCTGTTCGGTAAACCAGCCACGGGGAACCTAAGGAGACCGTTCCGTGCAGAATCCCTCTTGAGCAAGTTCAGCGGCGGCAGCGACGAGGTCAAGACCGATAAGAAGACTATCGAGGCCCTCGAAATGGCCGGTGAAGGAGGCGCCATCCGCAAACTGGACTGA
- the FCY1 gene encoding cytosine deaminase (similar to Saccharomyces cerevisiae FCY1 (YPR062W); ancestral locus Anc_3.351), producing MVLQLAMSGKFDQLGLQVAYEEAAQGFSEGGVPIGGCLIDNESGEVLGRGHNMRFQRGSATLHGEISTLENCGRLPGGVYKRCTLYTTLSPCDMCTGAIIMYGIPRVVIAENKNFASPGEAYLRTRGHEVVLLEDAKCIGLMSKFISERPHDWFEDIGTEHS from the coding sequence ATGGTGCTCCAGCTGGCCATGTCTGGCaaatttgatcaattggGGTTACAAGTAGCGTACGAGGAGGCCGCCCAGGGGTTTTCCGAGGGCGGGGTCCCCATTGGAGGGTGTCTAATCGACAACGAATCCGGTGAGGTGCTTGGTCGTGGCCACAACATGCGGTTCCAACGGGGGAGTGCCACATTGCACGGTGAGATCAGCACTTTGGAGAACTGTGGGAGGCTACCTGGGGGTGTTTACAAGCGGTGTACGCTCTACACGACTCTTTCGCCCTGTGACATGTGCACCGGTGCTATTATCATGTACGGTATCCCGCGAGTTGTCATTGCGGAGAACAAGAACTTTGCGTCCCCCGGGGAGGCGTACTTGCGCACCCGTGGCCACGAAGTGGTTCTCCTAGAGGATGCGAAGTGTATTGGCCTGATGTCCAAGTTCATCAGCGAGCGTCCTCACGACTGGTTCGAGGACATTGGCACAGAGCACAGCTAA
- the ISA2 gene encoding Isa2p (similar to Saccharomyces cerevisiae ISA2 (YPR067W); ancestral locus Anc_3.357), translated as MLARVMRGRGVLLVRSCRLRDPLSPWRFSRTHSSADLSKVGASRWLLRGPHRITATTTTAAASAATRASLSNDVLVAPQKVVSRDGSLPGQQIQISERAAWRLKQIYDESGEVLSISVESGGCHGYQYVLKLVLDDAALPADQPGDDEFAASKNTVTYVMPDHGGKILIDGESLRILDGTTLAYTTELIGSSFKITGGNLKSKCGCGTSFDIN; from the coding sequence ATGTTGGCACGGGTGATGCGAGGAAGAGGGGTGCTGTTGGTGCGGAGTTGCCGTTTGAGGGACCCACTGAGCCCGTGGAGGTTTAGCAGGACTCATTCGTCAGCGGACCTATCGAAGGTGGGGGCCAGTCGCTGGCTGCTCCGTGGACCTCATAGGATCACTGcaactactactactgctgctgcttctgctGCTACGAGGGCGTCGCTGAGCAACGACGTGCTGGTTGCGCCGCAGAAGGTCGTGTCGCGAGACGGTAGTCTCCCGGGACAGCAGATTCAGATCAGCGAGCGGGCTGCATGGAGACTCAAACAGATCTACGACGAATCGGGCGAGGTGCTCTCGATCAGTGTTGAGAGCGGCGGGTGCCACGGGTACCAGTACGTTTTGAAGCTGGTCTTGGACGACGCCGCATTGCCAGCGGACCAACCGGGAGACGACGAGTTCGCTGCAAGCAAGAACACCGTCACGTACGTCATGCCAGACCACGGCGGCAAGATCCTCATTGACGGGGAATCGCTCAGGATCCTCGACGGCACCACGCTCGCCTACACAACTGAACTCATCGGgtcctccttcaaaataaCGGGCGGGAATCTCAAGAGCAAGTGCGGTTGCGGGACAAGCTTCGACATTAATTGA
- the KNAG0H00640 gene encoding uncharacterized protein (similar to Saccharomyces cerevisiae CMD1 (YBR109C); ancestral locus Anc_3.360) yields MAAHLTAEQIQEFRDAFDLFDKDKSGSISASELTTVMKSLGLTPSEDEVRDLMNEIDQDGNNEIDFDEFLSLMARQANAMDSEQELIEAFKVFDKNGDGHISKSELKQVLNSIGEQLTEEELDTMFKEVSDGSGEISIEQFASLLSKQ; encoded by the coding sequence ATGGCAGCACACTTGACAGCGGAGCAGATACAGGAGTTCAGAGATGCATTCGACTTGTTCGACAAGGACAAGAGCGGGTCCATCTCGGCCTCGGAGTTGACGACAGTGATGAAGTCGCTTGGGCTCACGCCCAGTGAGGACGAGGTGCGGGACTTGATGAACGAGATCGACCAGGACGGGAACAACGAGATTGACTTCGATGAGTTTCTGAGTCTCATGGCGCGCCAGGCGAACGCCATGGACTCCGAGCAGGAGCTGATAGAGgcgttcaaagtgtttgaCAAGAATGGAGACGGCCACATATCGAAGAGCGAGCTGAAACAAGTGTTGAACTCCATTGGCGAGCAGCTGACCGAGGAAGAGTTGGACACCATGTTCAAAGAAGTCAGTGACGGCTCCGGTGAAATCAGTATCGAACAGTTTGCCTCGCTTTTGTCCAAGCAGTAG
- the KNAG0H00650 gene encoding uncharacterized protein (similar to Saccharomyces cerevisiae YBR108W; ancestral locus Anc_3.359) — protein sequence MDSLKHGLVSAGKLGYKGTKSVAKSGYNYSKSHYNKGSDVKGKHSKSREEGEDDDEPPHRIPMNNNVDPGRFVPPPVHGNPGAPGQPAPNSHSQGYYNQQGQNSAPYGQGQQQHPQQNGYYNSQYPQQGGIQPAVGPPQNSGFNATAADNYYGRAPNQQQSPQPATPYGQVPPQNFQPATPYGQPPQQMQQTQGMYPQSMGQSQSQYGQPPGATNYGSQQSTPPANRPSYNNAYPSAPTQIPVPQQPAYPQQSSSHSVPTANQYGSAQTPPPNQYGSAQAPPPNQYGSAQATPPNQYGSAPATSPNQYGSAPVPPPNQFRAAPSTPGGQYQAPPIPANQYNPAPIPHTMNNPMGNAPQNQPGPGQPAAQQQTPQFQVNTNIDLSSLPPPPVHNQRNKIVKTMNSEPAAGVDVGRAEDGSNHTMPGHQERASPQPSLPARNNRSGSAENATPPPALPSRSRGESTMPAVSPRVPVNSEPRFEAATERHTDFNQQGNNFEPTSGTTNVIQPPVLPERNLDYLGKDCAAVSASTHSSSDVQPDTPRAQQPVPSEPVQSPAGAPVMGFGDISEQLAQVTLHKVSDSSRTGVPPPPPPTQHGQSSPRLNERSASPVSNYSNFAKKVPPKVPVKKDSLKKKAPPVPVKKPVLHKPLTPPVRESGTAGAAPDADQLEENLSPLERYKRNAMKK from the coding sequence ATGGATTCCCTCAAGCACGGTCTTGTGAGTGCAGGGAAGCTCGGATACAAGGGCACCAAAAGTGTAGCGAAGTCTGGTTACAATTACAGCAAGAGCCACTACAACAAAGGATCGGACGTAAAGGGGAAACATTCCAAGTCGAGGGAAGAAGGtgaggacgatgacgagCCACCTCACCGCATTCcaatgaacaacaacgtGGATCCAGGGAGGTTTGTACCACCACCGGTGCATGGGAATCCAGGTGCACCGGGGCAACCGGCTCCTAACAGTCACTCGCAGGGATACTACAACCAACAAGGGCAAAACAGTGCCCCCTATGGGCAGggacaacagcaacaccCACAACAGAATGGGTACTACAATAGCCAGTACCCGCAGCAAGGAGGTATTCAACCTGCCGTCGGGCCTCCTCAGAATTCAGGTTTTAACGCTACCGCTGCTGATAACTACTACGGGCGGGCACCGAATCAACAGCAAAGTCCCCAACCTGCAACCCCGTATGGCCAGGTTCCGCCGCAGAACTTTCAACCTGCAACTCCATATGGACAGCCTCCACAACAGATGCAACAGACACAGGGGATGTATCCACAGTCAATGGGACAATCGCAGAGCCAGTACGGCCAACCTCCAGGGGCAACCAACTATGGCTCCCAACAGAGCACACCACCGGCGAATAGACCATCATATAACAATGCATACCCTTCAGCTCCTACACAAATTCCAGTACCACAGCAACCGGCGTACCCACAACAGAGCAGTAGCCACTCAGTGCCCACTGCAAACCAGTACGGATCTGCTCAAACACCTCCTCCAAACCAGTATGGTTCTGCTCAAGCACCTCCTCCAAACCAGTATGGTTCTGCTCAAGCAACTCCTCCAAACCAGTATGGATCTGCACCAGCAACTTCTCCAAACCAGTACGGATCTGCACCAGTACCCCCTCCAAACCAATTCCGCGCTGCACCATCTACACCCGGGGGCCAGTACCAAGCTCCACCAATTCCAGCGAATCAATACAATCCTGCGCCTATACCACATACAATGAATAACCCAATGGGGAACGCTCCTCAAAATCAACCTGGACCTGGACAACCTGCTGCGCAACAACAAACTCCCCAATTCCAAGTCAACACAAACATCGATTTGAGTTCGTTGCCGCCACCTCCTGTGCATAACCAAAGGAACAAAATAGTGAAGACGATGAACTCTGAACCAGCAGCTGGGGTGGATGTAGGGAGAGCAGAAGATGGATCAAATCATACAATGCCCGGCCATCAAGAAAGAGCATCTCCCCAGCCTAGTTTACCGGCCAGGAACAACAGGAGTGGTTCGGCAGAGAACGCAACACCTCCACCGGCATTGCCATCCAGAAGCAGAGGAGAAAGTACGATGCCAGCGGTTTCTCCTCGCGTACCTGTGAATTCAGAACCTCGTTTCGAAGCCGCTACAGAACGGCACACAGACTTCAACCAGCAAGGGAACAACTTCGAACCTACGAGTGGTACAACTAATGTGATCCAGCCTCCAGTGTTACCAGAAAGAAACTTGGATTACCTTGGCAAAGACTGTGCTGCCGTTTCAGCGAGTACACACTCATCATCTGATGTTCAACCAGATACTCCCCGAGCACAACAACCGGTGCCAAGCGAGCCTGTCCAGTCTCCCGCGGGTGCGCCTGTGATGGGGTTTGGTGATATCTCTGAACAACTGGCGCAAGTTACTTTACACAAAGTGTCTGATTCTTCAAGGACAGGtgtaccaccaccaccaccaccaacacaACATGGACAGTCCAGCCCCCGGTTGAATGAACGCAGTGCGTCTCCTGTATCGAACTACTCAAATTTTGCGAAGAAGGTACCTCCCAAGGTGCCCGTCAAGAAGGATtcattgaagaagaaggcgcCTCCGGTGCCCGTTAAGAAACCAGTTTTGCACAAACCTTTGACCCCTCCTGTCCGTGAATCTGGCACTGCCGGTGCTGCACCTGACGCAGATCAACTGGAGGAAAATCTGAGCCCGCTGGAGAGGTACAAGAGGAACGCAATGAAGAAGTAA
- the UBA3 gene encoding NEDD8-activating protein UBA3 (similar to Saccharomyces cerevisiae UBA3 (YPR066W); ancestral locus Anc_3.356), translating into MDCKVLLLGAGGLGCELLKNLVQLQVSEVHIVDFDTVELSNLNRQFLFTEADIGSPKAEAAARYFHKAQVSITPHVCDLTSLSTQFLTQFDVVLSGLDSIAPRRHINNVLCSLALTSQFSTLIPLIDAGTEGLRGHVKVVVPGVTSCWECSLGTVPAEGAETNVPMCTIANNPRTLEHVVEYFVATEAPALDNDTTGTALQELVAKCRHRAQEHGIDPQGITGAYVMGVVRRIIPNVATTTAMVAAHATNELIKWHLDLVADPPAYCNFTVVNGTQGHFQYAFTYARDSNCAVCSELFTT; encoded by the coding sequence ATGGACTGTAAagtgttgctgttgggaGCCGGTGGGCTCGGGTGCGAGTTGCTCAAGAACCTCGTGCAATTGCAAGTCAGCGAGGTCCACATAGTAGACTTCGACACGGTAGAGTTATCGAACCTCAACAGACAGTTCCTCTTCACAGAGGCAGACATCGGAAGCCCCAAAGCGGAGGCCGCTGCAAGGTACTTCCACAAGGCGCAAGTCAGCATCACCCCGCACGTGTGCGACTTGACGTCCCTCAGCACGCAGTTCCTCACACAGTTCGATGTCGTGCTCTCGGGACTCGACAGCATCGCCCCAAGAAGACACATCAATAACGTGCTGTGCTCGCTGGCACTTACGTCTCAATTCAGTACACTCATCCCACTGATAGACGCGGGCACGGAGGGACTCAGGGGGCACGTCAAAGTCGTCGTCCCGGGGGTCACATCCTGCTGGGAGTGTTCCCTGGGGACAGTGCCCGCCGAGGGGGCAGAGACAAACGTGCCCATGTGCACCATCGCAAACAACCCTCGCACCCTCGAGCATGTAGTCGAGTACTTCGTCGCAACTGAAGCGCCGGCACTCGACAACGACACGACGGGGACAGcacttcaagaactcgttgCCAAGTGTCGGCACAGGGCACAAGAACACGGGATCGATCCTCAGGGGATCACGGGCGCGTACGTCATGGGGGTAGTGCGTCGGATAATCCCGAACGTCGCCACAACGACAGCCATGGTCGCAGCACACGCAACGAACGAACTCATCAAGTGGCACCTGGACCTCGTTGCGGACCCGCCGGCGTACTGCAACTTCACCGTCGTCAACGGCACACAGGGCCACTTCCAGTACGCCTTCACCTACGCAAGAGACAGCAACTGTGCCGTCTGCAGCGAACTCTTCACCACTTAG